Proteins encoded within one genomic window of Platichthys flesus chromosome 17, fPlaFle2.1, whole genome shotgun sequence:
- the LOC133972171 gene encoding chromodomain-helicase-DNA-binding protein 4-like isoform X7 translates to MSGSEDERDEYEAPEERILHDDDEDEISESETPKVKKKKKAKKSRESKGSKRRSRREELPVSSPEHMEVGVSEEVEGGVAVQRTDSEGSDYTPGRKKKKRASSGKEKKRSSSGAERSSSKKKEPEPEPEEDDDDDDDDSSEPKSSSQLLDDWGMEDIDHVFTEEDYRSLTNYKAFSQFVRPLIAAKNPKIAVSKMMMVLGAKWREFSTNNPLRGAAAANAALATANVPAAVDNMVAEVVPIAPPPPPPVEPPPPPAPPLRKAKTKEGKGPNARKKTKSTAKPQEKKNLAKTKKVAPLKIKLGGFNSKRKRSSSEEDEPEVDSDFEDGSMNSVSVSEGSNSRSSRTKKKQSSKSKPKKKKAEEGDGYETDHQDYCEVCQQGGEIILCDTCPRAYHMVCLDPDMEKAPEGTWSCPHCEKEGIQWEAREDVSEAEEDAVEAEMEEDDHHMEFCRVCKDGGELLCCDSCPSSYHIHCLNPPLPEIPNGEWICPRCTCAPMKGKIQKILTWRWGAPPSPTPVPRTPELAADAPDPSPLAGRPDREFFAKWANMSYWHCSWVTELQLELHCQVMFRNYQRKNDMDEPPPIDSGEAEETKSLKRKSKDPMYAQLEEKYLRFGIKMEWLMIHRIINHSLDRKNNIHYLIKWRELAYDQATWEADDMDVPEFDHYKVQYWHHRELMMGDEGRPGKKIKVKGRVKRPDRPPENPVIDPTIKFEKQPEYLDSTGGNLHPYQLEGLNWLRFSWAQGTDTILADEMGLGKTVQTAVFLSSLYKEGHSKGPFLVSAPLSTIINWEREFEMWAPDLYVVTYVGDKDSRAVIRENEFSYEDNAIRGGKKASRMKKDSAVKFHVLLTSYELITIDSAILGSIDWACLVVDEAHRLKNNQSKFFRILNNYPLQHKLLLTGTPLQNNLEELFHLLNFLTPLRFSNLEGFLEEFADIAKEDQIKKLHDMLGPHMLRRLKADVFKHMPSKTELILRVELSPMQKKYYKFILTKNFEALNTKGGGNQVSLLNVVMDLKKCCNHPYLFPAAAMEAPKMPNGMYDGGALVKGAGKLTLLQKMMRKLKNGGHRVLIFSQMTKMLDLLEDFLENEGYKYERIDGGITGGMRQEAIDRFNAPGAQQFAFLLSTRAGGLGINLATADTVVIYDSDWNPHNDIQAFSRAHRIGQNKKVMIYRFVTKASVEERITQVAKKKMMLTHLVVRPGLGSKTGSMSKQELDDILKFGTEQLFKDELEGFHRSTNKEYVATPEDSSIIHYDDKAIDRLLDRDQSATDDTELQSMNEYLSSFKVAQYVVKDEEEEEEEVQREIIKQEESVDPDYWEKLLRHHYEQQQEDLARNLGKGKRIRKQVNYNDGSQEDRADWQDDQSDGQSDYSVASEEGDEDFDERSEANSRRPNRKGLRNDKDKPLPPLLARVGGNIEVLGFNSRQRKAFLNAVMRYGMPPQDAFTTQWLVRDLRGKSEKEFKAYVSLFMRHLCEPGADGAETFADGVPREGLSRQHVLTRIGVMSLIRKKVQEFEHVNGQWSMPWMAELEENKRAAAQPESPGKTPSTGTPADTQPNTPAPVDESIKIDEALKEGEKEVKRELEAEKNSKEPVKVTDEVIAIPDDDEKSPPAAEEEEEKKNGEEPMETDKPIKGDAETVKEKEGEKEEKKEKKEKEGESEKKSPEAAEESKSPSEEKTDAAEVKPEDLEVKAEEKKEDKNEKMETTSAADEKKAAETKEEKETPKEEAAAKLQNGESKEGAAPTPSTPTATAATAATAAAAPPTPAAAAAVSEEKKKAKSRFMFNIADGGFTELHSLWQNEERAATVTKKTNEIWHRRHDYWLLAGIIQHGYARWQDIQNDVKFAILNEPFKGEMSRGNFLEIKNKFLARRFKLLEQALVIEEQLRRAAYLNMSEDPSHPSMALNTRFSEVECLAESHQHLSKESMSGNKPANAVLHKVLKQLEELLSDMKADVTRLPATIARIPPVAVRLQMSERNILSRLASRGPEAQTQAQTQQMSQQ, encoded by the exons ATGTCTGGAAGCGAGGACGAGCGGGATGAGTACGAAGCCCCGGAGGAGCGGATACTGCACG ATGACGATGAGGATGAGATCTCAGAGAGCGAGACTccgaaggtgaagaagaagaaaaaggccaagaagagcagagagagtaAAGGCAGCAAGAGGCGGTCGCGCAGagag GAACTCCCTGTCAGCTCCCCGGAGCACATGGAGGTCGGTGTGTCGGAGGAGGTGGAAGGTGGTGTCGCTGTGCAGCGCACGGACAGCGAGGGCAGCGACTACACTCCAGGgcgcaagaagaagaagagggccAGCAGTggcaaggagaagaagaggagcagctccgGGGCCGAGCGGAGCTCCTCCAAGAAGAAGGAGCCGGAGCCCGAGCCCGAGGAAGACGATGATGACGACGATGACGACAGCTCG GAGCCAAAGTCTTCATCCCAGCTGCTGGATGACTGGGGAATGGAGGACATCGACCACGTCTTCACTGAGGAGGACTACCGCTCACTGACCAACTACAAGGCCTTCAGCCAGTTCGTCAG GCCTCTCATTGCAGCCAAGAACCCCAAGATCGCGGTGTCCAAGATGATGATGGTTCTGGGCGCCAAGTGGCGCGAGTTCAGCACCAACAACCCGCTCAGGGGGGCCGCAGCTGCCAACGCCGCCCTGGCCACCGCCAACGTACCTGCCGCTGTGGACAACATGGTAGCAGAGGTTGTCCCGATTGCCCCCCCACCTCCGCCCCCAGTAGAGCCCCCGCCACCGCCTGCACCGCCGCTACGGAAGGCCAAGACCAAGGAAGGCAAAG GACCCAACGCCCGCAAGAAGACAAAATCTACAGCGAAGcctcaagagaaaaaaaatctggccAAGACCAAGAAAGTGGCTCCTCTCAAAATCAAACTCGGAGGCTTCAACAGCAAAAGGAAACGCTCGTCG aGCGAAGAGGACGAGCCCGAAGTAGACAGCGACTTCGAGGACGGCAGCATGAACAGTGTGTCCGTCTCAGAGGGATCGAACAGTCGCAGCAGCAGAACCAAAAAGAAGCAGTCGTCCAAGAGCAAacccaagaagaagaaag CTGAGGAGGGAGACGGGTATGAGACGGACCACCAGGATTACTGCGAGGTGTGTCAGCAGGGCGGCGAGATCATCCTGTGTGACACGTGTCCCCGAGCGTACCACATGGTCTGCCTGGACCCCGACATGGAGAAGGCGCCCGAGGGCACCTGGAGCTGCCCACACTGT GAGAAGGAGGGCATCCAGTGGGAGGCCAGGGAGGACGTCTCCGAGGCCGAGGAGGACGCCGTCGAGGCCGAGATGGAGGAGGACGACCACCACATGGAGTTCTGCAGGGTCTGCAAGGACGGAGGAGAGCTGCTCTGCTGCGACTCGTGCCCCTCGTCCTACCACATCCACTGCCTCAACCCGCCGCTCCCGGAGATCCCCAACGGAGAGTGGATCTGCCCGCGCTGCACA tgtGCCCCCATGAAGGGGAAGATCCAGAAGATCCTGACTTGGCGTTGGggcgcccccccctcccccacacctGTCCCTCGCACCCCGGAGCTCGCAGCCGACGCCCCCGACCCCTCGCCGCTGGCAGGGCGGCCGGACCGGGAGTTCTTCGCCAAGTGGGCCAACATGTCGTACTGGCACTGCTCCTGGGTCACAGAGCTCCAG ctgGAGCTCCACTGCCAGGTGATGTTCAGGAACTACCAGAGGAAGAACGACATGGACGAGCCGCCGCCCATCGACTCGGGCGAAGCGGAGGAGACCAAGAGCTTGAAAAGGAAAAGCAAGGACCCCATGTACgcccagctggaggagaagtaCCTCCGCTTCGGGATCAAGATGGAGTGGCTGATGATCCACCGCATCATCAACCACAG TCTGGACAGAAAGAACAACATCCACTACCTGATCAAGTGGCGCGAGCTGGCGTACGACCAGGCCACGTGGGAGGCCGACGACATGGACGTCCCCGAGTTTGACCATTACAAAGTGCAGTACTGGCACCACAG gGAGCTGATGATGGGAGACGAGGGGAGACCCGGCAAGAAGATCAAGGTCAAAGGACGAGTCAAGCGTCCGGACAGGCCTCCAGAGAACCCCGTCATAGAC CCGACGATAAAGTTTGAGAAGCAGCCGGAGTACCTGGACAGCACGGGGGGGAACCTGCACCCCTACCAGCTGGAGGGTCTGAACTGGCTGCGGTTCTCCTGGGCTCAGGGCACCGACACCATCCTGGCTGACGAGATGGGGCTGGGGAAGACGGTGCAGACGGCCGTCTTCCTGTCCTCGCTGTACAAAGAG GGCCACTCCAAGGGGCCGTTCCTGGTCAGCGCGCCGCTCTCCACCATCATCAACTGGGAGCGAGAGTTTGAGATGTGGGCGCCCGACCTTTACGTGGTGACATACGTTGGAGACAAAGACAGCAGGGCCGTGATCCGAGAGAACGAGTTCTCCTACGAGGACAACGCCATCCGAGGAGGGAAGAAGGCCTCCAGGATGAAG AAAGACTCAGCTGTCAAGTTCCACGTCCTGCTGACGTCCTACGAGCTGATCACCATCGACAGTGCGATCCTGGGCTCCATCGACTGGGCCTGCCTGGTGGTGGATGAGGCTCACAGGCTGAAGAACAACCAGTCCAAG TTTTTCCGGATATTGAACAACTACCCTCTGCagcacaagctgctgctgacaggAACTCCTCTGCAGAACAACCTGGAGGAGCTTTTCCACTTGCTCAACTTCCTCACACCTCTGCGGTTCAG TAACCTGGAAGGCTTCCTGGAGGAGTTCGCCGACATCGCCAAGGAGGACCAGATCAAGAAGCTGCACGACATGCTGGGTCCACACATGCTCAGGAGGCTGAAGGCCGACGTCTTCAAGCACATGCCCTCCAAGACCGAGCTCATCCTGCGAGTGGAGCTCAGCCCCATGCAGAA GAAGTACTACAAATTCATCCTGACGAAAAACTTTGAGGCCCTGAACACCAAAGGTGGAGGAAACCAGGTTTCTCTGCTCAACGTGGTCATGGACCTGAAGAAATGCTGCAACCACCCCTACCTCTTCCCTGCGGCCGCTATG GAAGCTCCAAAGATGCCCAACGGGATGTACGACGGCGGCGCTCTGGTTAAAGGAGCCGGGAAACTGACGCTGCTGCAGAAGATGATGAGGAAGCTGAAGAACGGAGGTCACAGAGTTCTCATCTTCTCACAG ATGACCAAGATGTTGGACCTGCTGGAGGACTTCCTGGAGAACGAGGGCTACAAGTACGAGAGGATTGACGGAGGAATCACCGGCGGGATGAGGCAGGAAGCCATCGACCGCTTCAACG CTCCTGGAGCCCAGCAGTTTGCCTTCCTGCTCTCAACCAGAGCCGGAGGTCTGGGTATCAACTTGGCCACGGCCGACACCGTCGTGATCTACGACTCCGACTGGAACCCTCACAACGACATCCAG GCCTTCAGCCGAGCTCATCGTATCGGTCAGAACAAGAAGGTGATGATCTACCGCTTCGTTACCAAGgcctctgtggaggagaggatcACTCAG GTCGccaagaagaagatgatgctGACTCACCTGGTGGTCAGACCTGGCCTCGGGTCCAAGACCGGCTCGATGTCCAAACAGGAGCTGGACGACATCCTGAAGTTCGGAACCGAGCAGCTCTTCAAGGACGAGTTGGAAG GTTTCCACAGGTCTACAAACAAGGAATATGTGGCCACCCCCGAGGACAGCAGCATCATTCACTACGACGACAAGGCCATCGACCGCCTGCTGGACCGAGACCAGAGCGCCACCGACGACACGGAGCTGCAGAGCATGAACGAGTACCTGAGCTCCTTCAAGGTGGCTCAGTACGTGGtgaaagacgaggaggaggag gaggaggaggtgcagcggGAGATCATCAAGCAGGAGGAGAGCGTGGATCCGGACTACTGGGAGAAGCTGCTGCGTCACCACtacgagcagcagcaggaggatctGGCCCGGAACCTCGGCAAAGGCAAACGAATCCGCAAGCAGGTCAACTACAACGACGGCTCGCAGGAAGACCGAG CTGATTGGCAGGATGACCAATCCGACGGCCAATCGGATTACTCGGTGGCCTCGGAGGAAGGAGACGAGGACTTTGACGAGCGATCAGAAG CCAACTCCCGCAGGCCGAACAGGAAGGGCCTCAGGAACGACAAAGACAAACCACTGCCCCCCCTGCTGGCCAGGGTGGGAGGCAACATCGAG GTGTTGGGTTTCAACTCTCGGCAGAGGAAGGCCTTCCTGAACGCAGTGATGCGTTATGGGATGCCTCCTCAGGATGCCTTCACCACCCAGTGGCTGGTCCGAGACCTGCGAGGGAAGTCTGAGAAGGAGTTCAA gGCCTACGTCTCTCTGTTCATGCGTCACCTCTGTGAACCGGGAGCCGACGGCGCCGAGACCTTCGCCGACGGCGTCCCCAGGGAAGGGTTGTCCCGGCAACACGTCCTCACCCGTATCGGCGTGATGTCGCTGATTCGAAAGAAG GTGCAGGAGTTTGAGCACGTGAACGGTCAGTGGTCGATGCCCTGGATGgccgagctggaggagaacaagAGGGCGGCGGCTCAGCCCGAGTCGCCCGGGAAGACCCCGTCCACCGGAACCCCCGCTGACACGCAGCCCAACACTCCTGCtccag ttgaCGAGTCGATAAAGATCGACGAGGCTttgaaggaaggagagaaggaggtgaagagagagctCGAGGCAGAAAAGAACAGCAAAGAGCCGGTGAAGGTGACGGACGAG GTGATCGCGATTCCAGACGATGACGAGAAGAGTCCTCCAGCagccgaggaagaggaggagaagaagaacggGGAGGAGCCCATGGAAACAGACAAACCGATCAAAGGAGACGCAGAGAccgtgaaggagaaggagggcgagaaggaggagaagaaggagaagaaggagaaggaaggcGAGAGCGAGAAGAAGAGTCCGGAGGCAGCGGAGGAATCAAAGTCTCCTTCAGAGGAAAAGACGGACGCAGCAGAGGTCAAACCTGAGgacctggaggtcaaag cagaagaaaagaaagaagacaagAACGAAAAGATGGAAACAACTTCGGCTGCAGACGAGAAGAAAG CAGCGGAAacgaaggaggagaaggagactccgaaggaggaggcggcggccaAACTGCAGAACGGAGAGAGCAAGGAGGGCGccgcccccaccccctccacccccactgCCACTGCTGCAACCGCTGCCACCGCCgccgctgccccccccacccccgccgcTGCTGCAGCCGTCagcgaggagaagaagaaggcgaAGAGCAGGTTCATGTTCAACATCGCAGACGGAGGAttcacag agtTACACTCGCTGTGGCAGAACGAGGAGCGCGCTGCCACGGTGACCAAGAAAACCAACGAGATCTGGCATCGCCGCCACGACTACTGGCTGCTGGCCGGCATCATACA ACACGGCTACGCTCGCTGGCAGGACATCCAGAACGACGTGAAGTTCGCCATCCTCAACGAGCCCTTCAAGGGCGAGATGAGCCGGGGCAACTTCCTGGAGATCAAGAACAAGTTCCTCGCCAGACGCTTCAAG ctgttgGAGCAGGCGCTGGTGATCGAGGAGCAGCTGCGCCGCGCCGCCTACCTCAACATGTCGGAGGACCCCTCCCACCCCTCCATGGCGCTCAACACGCGCTTCAGCGAGGTGGAGTGTCTGGCCGAGTCGCACCAGCACCTCAGCAAAGAGTCCATGTCCGGGAACAAGCCGGCCAACGCCGTCCTGCACAAAG tgctgAAGCAGCTGGAAGAGCTGCTGAGTGACATGAAGGCAGACGTGACCCGCCTCCCAGCGACCATCGCACGGATACCGCCGGTCGCTGTGCGGCTCCAGATGTCAGAGAGGAACATCCTGAGCCGGCTGGCCAGCAGGGGGCCCGAGGCAcagacacaggcacagacacaacag atgTCGCAGCAGTGA